From the Chitinispirillales bacterium genome, one window contains:
- a CDS encoding InlB B-repeat-containing protein produces the protein MLNKNRFLRVAATIAALCVTGNAADYVPNEYKEYKYNDIDEGVTHECDSFPAHVEVYAVGGGGGGQGGNNNAQGSGSHYAGTGSGGGGGGAAYMIFGITKKASISINVGRGGIGGFEYYSGYWEGWMEGCKGGDGETTSVIYNSIKLYADGGIGGGITAQSLAGGAGGSASVHGLSASAFATEKGSPGKDGFKNDDVRWNDKYSRGGDAGKINNIGYLESFGGDGVIAGSGGGFGGGGSGNYSAIGNNITGRKGFDGKSGQVIVIVTYLRTVTFNSNSGSPNPSPISEILNGAKISKPNDPTRANHEFLGWFTDLNSNIQWDFANNTITKDITLIAKWFDVNEGNAIRMSGDKTYIYDNTEKKLQTIELYLKASDEWVILQEGADFTADYAGSNVNSGTVSATITGAGDYVARIASIPEADKKLSFTIQKRPITVTWDNTALIYNGEPQTPTPISSDPNFPVELKPGTQNTDIGRYNAEAVTSNTNITLSGNTTTYVINPKPIKIIWGNKREFVYNKMIQYPTWSLESDEIDKNHVYIAPTYAVVGEYTIANGLAPVVRIVDEHNSNIYHNNYTLVNTRVDYEIVKKELDVVLKKNGNIVEEVEVSKGDINTVGDVQNALKALIDYKGFATDTINKTSDDKGVLTGEPIFEITSKESGQSLRSVRDGGAIAVSELLQNG, from the coding sequence ATGCTGAACAAAAACAGATTTCTAAGAGTGGCGGCGACGATTGCCGCGTTGTGTGTAACGGGAAATGCGGCGGATTATGTACCGAATGAATATAAGGAGTATAAATATAATGATATTGACGAAGGGGTTACTCATGAATGTGATTCTTTTCCTGCACATGTAGAGGTTTACGCCGTTGGCGGCGGAGGGGGAGGACAGGGTGGGAATAACAACGCTCAAGGGAGCGGTAGCCATTATGCTGGAACTGGTTCCGGCGGTGGAGGGGGAGGAGCGGCTTATATGATATTTGGTATTACGAAAAAAGCATCTATTTCTATAAATGTAGGCCGCGGAGGAATTGGCGGATTCGAGTATTATAGCGGTTATTGGGAGGGGTGGATGGAGGGCTGTAAGGGTGGAGATGGCGAAACAACATCTGTTATATATAACTCAATAAAACTATACGCGGATGGTGGTATAGGTGGAGGAATAACCGCCCAATCCTTAGCCGGCGGCGCAGGCGGAAGTGCGAGCGTCCATGGTTTATCGGCTTCGGCTTTTGCAACAGAAAAAGGATCTCCCGGTAAAGACGGATTTAAAAATGATGATGTGAGATGGAATGATAAATATAGCCGTGGCGGTGATGCCGGAAAAATAAATAATATAGGTTATTTAGAGTCTTTTGGCGGTGATGGAGTTATAGCCGGAAGTGGAGGAGGATTTGGCGGCGGTGGAAGCGGTAATTATTCGGCAATTGGCAATAACATTACGGGGAGGAAAGGCTTTGATGGCAAAAGCGGTCAAGTTATAGTTATCGTAACATACTTACGGACGGTAACATTTAACAGCAATAGCGGCTCGCCGAATCCGAGTCCAATATCTGAGATTCTCAACGGCGCAAAAATCAGTAAACCAAATGACCCGACAAGAGCAAACCATGAATTCTTGGGCTGGTTTACGGATTTGAACAGCAACATTCAGTGGGATTTTGCAAACAATACGATAACCAAAGACATTACGCTTATTGCAAAATGGTTTGATGTAAACGAAGGCAATGCGATACGTATGTCCGGCGACAAAACATACATTTATGACAACACAGAGAAGAAACTTCAAACGATAGAACTTTATTTGAAAGCATCGGATGAGTGGGTGATATTGCAGGAAGGCGCGGATTTTACCGCCGATTACGCAGGCAGCAATGTAAATTCGGGAACGGTAAGCGCAACGATTACAGGCGCGGGTGATTATGTCGCACGAATTGCGTCAATACCGGAAGCAGACAAAAAATTATCGTTCACAATACAAAAGCGTCCGATTACCGTAACATGGGATAATACGGCTCTTATTTACAACGGCGAACCTCAGACGCCAACGCCAATAAGCAGCGACCCAAATTTTCCTGTTGAGTTGAAACCAGGAACTCAAAACACCGACATAGGACGTTATAATGCCGAAGCGGTAACTTCAAACACAAACATTACTTTGTCCGGCAATACGACGACGTATGTAATTAACCCCAAACCAATCAAGATAATCTGGGGTAATAAGCGAGAGTTTGTTTATAACAAGATGATACAGTATCCGACGTGGAGTTTGGAGTCTGACGAGATTGACAAAAACCATGTTTACATCGCCCCGACGTATGCTGTGGTAGGTGAATACACGATAGCGAACGGTCTTGCGCCTGTTGTTAGAATAGTGGACGAACACAACAGCAATATTTATCACAATAATTACACTCTTGTCAACACCAGAGTTGATTACGAAATAGTAAAGAAGGAACTTGATGTCGTATTGAAAAAGAACGGTAACATTGTCGAAGAGGTTGAAGTATCAAAGGGTGATATAAATACGGTCGGCGATGTGCAAAACGCCTTAAAAGCGTTAATCGACTACAAAGGCTTTGCTACCGATACGATAAATAAGACAAGCGACGACAAAGGTGTATTAACCGGAGAACCGATATTTGAAATTACCTCAAAAGAAAGCGGGCAGTCTTTGCGTTCGGTAAGAGACGGCGGTGCAATAGCGGTGAGTGAATTACTTCAAAACGG
- a CDS encoding GDSL-type esterase/lipase family protein, which produces MKITKILVIVSAIIFLISCSKDTENVNDGNYKKLDIAQNSTIVCFGNSLTQGWGARGGFYPVDTSKAYPHYLAQKVNIPVINLGISGETSQDALSRVDEVLSYNPAIIFIEFGANDLFEQMEKVTSGGNINLSFVEDDVEKNFEEMLERLVNDNRQIYLVKFYNREIAQELLKGEIEVWGEIYKYDYMFIYSDYENMFARLKTKYRATLISNIWDGIWGKDHLMYDGDNIMIHPNADGYRIMADNYFKTVKGFLEFNDLLL; this is translated from the coding sequence ATGAAAATCACAAAAATTTTAGTTATCGTATCCGCGATTATTTTTCTTATATCTTGCAGTAAAGACACGGAAAACGTAAACGACGGAAATTATAAGAAACTTGACATCGCACAAAATTCGACTATCGTGTGCTTCGGAAACAGTTTGACGCAGGGATGGGGAGCAAGAGGCGGCTTTTATCCGGTCGATACAAGCAAAGCGTATCCGCATTATCTGGCTCAAAAGGTGAATATCCCGGTAATAAATCTTGGTATAAGCGGTGAAACGAGTCAAGACGCTTTGAGCAGAGTAGATGAAGTTTTATCGTACAATCCGGCGATTATTTTTATTGAGTTCGGAGCGAACGATTTATTTGAACAAATGGAAAAGGTAACGTCCGGCGGCAATATCAATTTGTCTTTTGTAGAAGACGACGTTGAAAAAAACTTTGAAGAAATGCTTGAAAGACTTGTCAACGACAACAGACAAATTTACCTTGTTAAATTTTACAACAGAGAAATAGCGCAGGAATTACTTAAAGGGGAAATAGAAGTCTGGGGTGAAATTTATAAATACGACTATATGTTTATTTATAGCGATTACGAAAATATGTTTGCCCGTTTGAAAACAAAATACCGCGCAACGCTTATCTCAAATATTTGGGACGGAATCTGGGGAAAAGACCATCTTATGTATGACGGCGACAATATTATGATTCATCCCAACGCCGACGGTTATAGGATAATGGCGGACAATTACTTCAAGACGGTCAAAGGATTTTTGGAATTTAACGACTTGCTGTTATAA
- a CDS encoding leucine-rich repeat protein yields MQTKLKNALPLVCRKAVFVSLALLAAFVPSLQAQHNTKHVLHNGGGRSDAENVVFVILGDGYASNQQTAFLELAQKTCDAIINKRYPYTLFKDRINIYAIETHSTGEDGFLGFVKGGSLVFGTNDASKVATVIQQHAAKTAMTMIFANGNSGQAWGWAYESMKVPGTQSGWCVVGIGGDNETNIEKMMHETGHSLGILWDEYCAGTTGMQERANSSIDSNPNTNPWRAWLGIEDIGMYQQPNQCKTHVTPTVWLTAGRFGVCLMQGSGNNSPYCRVCSAELIRRMAKIIDEPYKANDDTLTSFDIPRGAKRIVNAAFNGCFNLESVIIPSSVQTIGDYAFLRDTSLKTISNFAAAPQEINSTVFYGINNLDKIVLRVPPTSVETYKATEIWKEFNVTALDENLIIYHQITITGAPNGKITIDGIAVVSDIPQTKNVADGGSLTVIFEPDAEYEIKQIYVNGRETIFYPTGGANNSATGESMEYTFDNVTGDSTIHVIFVPYGSSPIDKVKTAKTASISFAGIKNGQINVNLKAGDYTVELYNVQGRMLDRVNISAVNGLNATGLKTAGLSKGTFILNVKQAGVSVLKQKIRI; encoded by the coding sequence TTGCAAACCAAATTAAAAAACGCTTTACCGCTTGTTTGCCGCAAGGCTGTTTTTGTATCGTTAGCGTTATTGGCGGCGTTTGTTCCGTCTTTACAGGCGCAGCATAATACTAAACACGTATTGCATAACGGCGGAGGACGCTCTGACGCGGAGAACGTCGTCTTCGTCATCTTAGGCGACGGATATGCGTCAAATCAGCAAACCGCTTTTTTGGAGTTGGCGCAAAAGACTTGCGATGCAATCATAAATAAACGTTATCCTTATACTCTTTTCAAAGACAGAATAAATATTTACGCGATAGAAACACATTCCACAGGCGAGGACGGCTTCCTTGGTTTTGTAAAAGGCGGGTCTCTTGTTTTTGGAACTAATGACGCAAGTAAAGTCGCTACAGTAATACAGCAGCACGCTGCGAAAACCGCTATGACAATGATTTTTGCCAACGGCAACTCAGGTCAAGCATGGGGTTGGGCGTATGAAAGTATGAAAGTCCCCGGGACTCAATCGGGGTGGTGTGTAGTCGGAATAGGCGGCGATAATGAAACCAACATAGAAAAGATGATGCACGAAACCGGTCATTCTCTTGGGATATTGTGGGACGAGTATTGCGCCGGAACAACCGGTATGCAGGAACGGGCGAACAGTTCAATAGATTCCAACCCAAATACTAATCCGTGGAGAGCATGGCTGGGGATTGAAGACATAGGCATGTACCAACAGCCAAACCAGTGTAAAACTCATGTTACTCCGACCGTCTGGTTAACGGCGGGAAGATTCGGAGTGTGTCTTATGCAAGGTTCGGGAAACAACAGTCCCTACTGCCGTGTATGTTCTGCGGAACTTATAAGGCGCATGGCAAAAATAATTGACGAACCGTATAAAGCAAATGACGATACCTTAACATCATTTGATATTCCTCGCGGAGCGAAGCGTATAGTCAACGCCGCGTTTAACGGTTGCTTCAATCTGGAAAGCGTAATCATTCCAAGTTCCGTTCAAACCATAGGCGATTACGCCTTTTTGCGCGATACGTCTTTGAAAACGATAAGCAATTTTGCCGCAGCGCCGCAAGAGATAAATTCGACGGTGTTTTACGGAATAAACAATCTTGATAAAATCGTCCTTCGAGTTCCGCCGACAAGCGTAGAGACTTATAAGGCGACTGAAATTTGGAAAGAATTTAACGTAACCGCCTTAGACGAAAACCTGATAATTTATCATCAAATTACTATAACCGGCGCTCCGAACGGGAAAATTACTATAGACGGAATAGCGGTCGTCTCGGATATTCCTCAAACGAAAAACGTCGCCGACGGCGGTTCGTTGACTGTAATATTTGAGCCTGACGCAGAATATGAAATTAAGCAGATTTACGTTAACGGTCGAGAGACTATTTTCTATCCGACTGGCGGCGCAAATAATTCTGCGACGGGAGAGTCGATGGAATATACTTTTGATAACGTTACGGGCGATTCGACGATTCATGTAATATTTGTTCCGTACGGCAGCAGTCCCATCGACAAAGTTAAAACGGCGAAAACCGCTTCCATTTCTTTTGCCGGAATAAAGAACGGGCAAATAAACGTCAATCTGAAAGCGGGCGATTACACTGTCGAACTTTACAACGTTCAGGGACGAATGCTAGACAGAGTAAATATCAGTGCGGTAAACGGTTTGAACGCTACGGGGTTGAAAACCGCCGGTCTTTCTAAAGGAACGTTTATTCTTAACGTTAAACAGGCGGGGGTATCTGTTTTAAAACAGAAGATTAGGATTTAG
- the nadE gene encoding NAD(+) synthase — protein MRDYEFETQKRIEFIRSVVKSSGADGIVYGNSGGKDCTLVGILCKKACDNTLGLIMPCGSNQNYTTDKTDAQAVAKQFDIETRTVDLSDVKNEFVRIAGKAVQLDNSALVNIAPRLRMTTLYAAAAGENRIVAGTGNRSEIYMGYFTKWGDGACDFNPIADLSVSEIYEFLRFLKAPACVIEKAPSAGLFDGQTDEKEMGITYRGIDEFLLNGEASEDDKAVIKRFHDRSEHKRTAPILFES, from the coding sequence ATGAGGGATTATGAATTTGAAACTCAAAAAAGAATCGAATTTATTCGAAGCGTTGTGAAATCGTCGGGTGCGGACGGAATCGTTTACGGAAACAGCGGCGGTAAAGACTGCACTCTTGTCGGTATTCTTTGTAAAAAGGCTTGTGATAATACTTTAGGACTTATTATGCCCTGCGGCTCAAATCAAAATTACACGACGGATAAAACCGACGCTCAAGCCGTAGCAAAGCAGTTTGATATAGAAACGCGCACAGTCGATTTGTCCGATGTGAAAAACGAATTTGTCAGAATTGCGGGCAAGGCGGTGCAACTTGATAATAGCGCGCTTGTCAATATAGCGCCGCGTTTGCGAATGACGACGCTTTACGCGGCGGCCGCCGGTGAAAATCGCATTGTCGCAGGAACGGGAAACCGAAGCGAGATATATATGGGTTATTTTACGAAATGGGGCGACGGCGCTTGCGATTTTAATCCGATCGCCGACCTTAGCGTCAGCGAAATTTACGAATTTTTGCGTTTTCTCAAAGCGCCGGCCTGCGTTATTGAAAAAGCCCCGTCGGCAGGATTATTTGACGGGCAGACCGATGAAAAAGAAATGGGAATTACTTATCGCGGCATAGACGAATTTTTACTGAACGGCGAGGCAAGCGAGGACGACAAAGCCGTGATAAAAAGATTTCACGACAGAAGCGAACATAAGCGGACGGCGCCGATTTTGTTTGAGAGTTAA